The stretch of DNA ACGTCAGCCTTTGAGCAGATCACCATCGCAATTCCTATATTCCTCGACATGATACAACTTTCCCCATCTGACTCAGTTTACAGAGTTCTGAAATCAATCCTCCATCGACAACTGGATGCTCTCGTCAAGCTACAGGATGATGAGACCGGACTGTGGAGAACGTTACCGCTGGACGAGACGAGCTACGTCGAGACCAGTGCCAGTGCCGGTTTTGTGGCTGGTATCTTCATAGGTGTTCGGACTGTAAGTTGGAAGTGCCTGGTTGTCACCGAGCGCGATATCTAACACCAACGCAAATAGGGATTGTTGGAAGAAGCCAGATACTTACCCACCGCCTTGTCCGGACTCAAGGCTTGCATCGCTCAAGTCAAACCGAATGGTGAAGTGCAGAACGTATCAAAAGGCACACCAATCAGCGACGATCCTGACTTTTATAAGGAcatgatcaagatcacgGTCGGTTTCGGTCAAGCACTTCCGATTATGGCGTTGGGCGAATGGCTAAGATATGAGAAGGCAGAAAGCAAGAAATCATAAATTATCAGCCTCGATAACTTCAATGCATTTTATGATTATAAACTCTATGTTCTAAGGCTGGATGTCGGGCATGAACCCAAATCCTGTGATTACCAAGTTACATGATAGCATGGGTCTCAAGTCGGTCTGAAGGTTCTCTTCAATGCGCTCCAGCACATATACTACTTTGTTGGCTCTGGTATTTCAATGATctgaccattctcatcttgGATGTTGGGGCTTTTGGTTTCGGTGGGAAGGGTCTGAATCACCATCCAGAACAAGGGCATCGAGATGACGTATGAGCCGAAGTAGATACCAAATGGCACGTATTTGTTACCTGAGTGGGCATTGATACCATACGACACGGCTTGTCCTAGGGTCTCCCATGATCTAAAAACACCTCCGGTTCCCGCGTTTGTCGTCACATCTGAAGCAAATTGACCAAGTACCCAATAAACAAGTGTCTGGGACGCCCAGCTATATCACTCTCGATATCAGCCGATGCAGTTGGATTTTACAGTTCTGTGAGTTGTACTGACGACATTGTGGCATAAATCAAATGAGGGAACCGAGCGCGGACGAATCTACCCGGAGTTGATCCGCTGTGACACagatgaaggatggtcaGCATATGCCGAAGACAGCTCGCAACACACCACTCACTGGTCTAGTCGCAGAGAAGCAGGTTTCGTTCCAAACCAGTGCAAGTTGATCATCACCCAGATTAACATCGGACTATTGGGACCATACAACATCAGCATTTCGAacaatcaagatgatgaaggaagaacaggTGCAATGAGATATAGTGACAGAGCGGGGATAGTGAAGGTCCAGAAAGCCAGATTGGCCTTTCGCCTATAAGGGTCTCGCAGTGCATTGTCGATCACATGATGACCTGAAGTTGGCGGCGATTACCAGTGCAATAATATAATAGTCAGGTGTACATTTAGGTTTTGGTGATGCTTAGTGGCGACTCCTGCTGATGAGTTACGAAAGACGGGACGCAGCGGAAACATGTAAAACAATGAatgcatatgtatatatacacgTATACCTTGTGCATCCTGGCCCCGACCCAGGTCTTTGACGCCGCATATGTGCAGCAATTAGTCACCACCTCAAATCTCCTTTAAGAAGCCAACCTCAACGATCTCTTCAACCGGCAGCTGAAGACTGGCAATCCGATTCCTGGTATTGTCTCTAATCCACAAGAACGCCCATAGCAGCAGCTTCCTCAGCCAGTTCCCATTGTGCCCAATTTTCATTTGCCCTTTGCCTGTGATGAACAACACTTTGTATGCTAATGCGCGATCAAGACGCgcgatctcatctttgatctgtTGATCGTCTTTGCTTGATGTCAAGTTCGAACTGGGAACGGCTGGgaatcagaagatgaggagaaggacTATCAGTCACGTCATCAAGTCCACCGTCTACATGTCACGTACCGTTACTATTATCCGTAGTCTGTTTAATCAGGAATGAGCGGATCTGcttgaatatgatgatggCCAAGTCAGGTGTGACAACTTCGTCGTTGAAGCCGTATCGCACGACTAACCGATAGCAATTTGGAATCCCCAGACGAGATACGGTATAGCGATCCCCTGGTGAGACTGTTGGCCGGTCAAGTGGccgaaggtgaaagaagaCGATCGCTTCGGGTATCGATGTCAATTTGGTAACAAATTGACTGAAGACAATTGGTGTTGTCTCTCCAGCTTTATCGAAAAAGATTCCGAGACCTTGGATTGTACTGAGCGGGACACCGGAATACGCATCGGTTAATCGTAAATGTCCATCCGACGACCTGGCGATGAAATGGGAGGTTGGGAAACGGTCTTTGGCCTCAGCAAGCCATTGTCGTTCTTTTCCAAACCTCCATAGCAGGAAAACGCAAGCCAAGGCAGCGGCGAGAGTCAATGTGAACCAGGCTCCATCGGGGACTTTGGTGAGAGCCGAGGATAAGAAAGTTGCGTCGAGAAGAGTAAAAATCATCCAAGGGAAGGCAACGAGAAATGGATTGAATCGCCATACAAAGATGGACACCAAGGTCACCATAAGGGTGTCGAAAAAGGTGACGAACATCACACAAACACCATAGGCGTTGCCCAAGCTAGTCGTATTGTTGTATATCGACGCTACGAGCACTGTGcctatcatcaacaaccaatTGGCTAGAGGAACATAGAGTTGGCCGTGATAGATTTTAGACGTGTGGACGACCTTCAGTTGGGGGAAATAAGAGAATTTCATCACCTGAGCCAACAATTGGAAACTCGCGGTGATAATCGCTTGTGACGCTACGATGGCAGCGAGGATGGCAATGACAAGAGCAGGATAAAGTGTTCCTGGAGGGGCAGCGTTGAAGAATGGATTCGAGTAAGCTTCGGGGTGAGCACTAATGAAAGCTGCTTGACCAACGTAACCTAGAACCAGGCAAGGGAGCACATATCCAAGCCAGCTGAGCTGTATAGCTTTTCGACTAAATGCTCCCAAGTCCGCAAAAAGTGCTTCTACACCAGTAAATGCCAGGAGAACACCACCCAGGTGTCtccacccttcttctttgtgaCGGATGAGATAGTCGAAGGCGTAGTAAGGATAAAACGCCTTGAAAACAGTGGCATCGTATTTGACGAGATTATAAATCCCGAAGACGGCATTGAAAGCGAACCAGACAGCGATTATCGGAGCGAAAACCATGGATATTTTGGAGATGCCCAAGGGTTGAATGAGGTAGAGCACGATAAGAATGGCGTCCGTGACTCCGATAATGGTGCTTTTTGAGATTGACGGCGCAGCGACTTCAATTCCCTGAATGGCTCCAAGTACTGACTGAGCTGGTGTTAAGACTCCATCGGCAAGGACCATGGTAACAGCGAACACCCCAATGACTTTCAAGGACGTTTTGATGAATCTACTAGACTCGATTCCTCGGCGCAGTTGTCTACCAGAACCTTCGAGATCGACAGTCGCCGTCCTCTTCATTTCCATTAGGGACGCCTCTCGAGGATCGCGTTTAGCGATATTGAGCTATGCGCGAATGAGCATAATGCGGTGTTCAAGGCTTCGTAGGTACTCACATATCGAGATAGCAGTGAATAAGTGCTAAAAgtccctccttctccatcgtTGTCTGCGTGAAGGATAATAATCACGTATTTAATGGTAACCATAAAGATGAGTGACCAGAGTACTAACGACAACACTCCAACTAGGTCTTGGCGGGTAGGTGGTTCAACGAATGTTGACGAAAACACGTAAAGAGGACTGGTACCGATGTCACCGTAGATGACCCCCAGCGACAGAAACGATAACTTTGCAAGCGACCATCCGGTAAATTGCTATGGGTAAAAAGCATCAGTATGGTATTTATGGTAAGGTCAATTTCGGGAACTCACTTGGGCCGAACGGTAATCACCAGGTCGTCTCAAACCGGGGTCTTCGTCTGCTAAACCAGGCTCAATGGCTAGAACCGATCGTCTTCTTGAAATGGAGCAAGCGCGTATATTAACAAACCCATCGTCGCCTTGACTGCTACCCGAGGGATTCATAGGTATTGATGGATGGCCATTCTCATCGAAAACGATACTAGCATCGCTGTCGTTGACTAGCTTTGAGGTCATTTCCAAAAGAGGCTTTGAGACTCGAAGTACAGCAGAATATCAGATGCGGTGGATCAGGGAGAGGGAATCAGTATCATATTCAGCTATTAATACACAAACGATCCGTCCTTGTTGTTGCTTTTTTTCCCCAAGGCCTAACGTCTACCTGTAGCTGTCAGTTCTGCGTGATTTTCTGTACGATGCAAATTACTTGCGACATCAACCTGGTCGTTGAGGGATTTTCGATGCAAGATCCGGCATTTGaattgatggagatggatgatcgCTCAAAAAAGATCCCATTTCATGTGGATTAAAACGATAGTCCTGTCAATGTTCTACCTTGCGCGATTTTGCTGCTTTGAGCGATTTCTTGACCAACCAAGATAATTCCCGCAATTACTGATAAAGCGATCTTATTAATAAGACCCATCTTATCGAGGGTACATAAATGTCCCTGTTCTGAAAGAAAATCTAAATCGTACAGTAAGCGTTGAATGAAACGAGTCGAATGACATCTACCAAAGCCCCGACGATCCCTCTTTATCccaccatctcttctctcgtaCCAACGATGTTGTTGTCGACATAGTCCAGATGTTTACGTAAACTGAATACTGGTCGTGGATGTAGCCGACATACATTTCCCTACCCCATGTATACTGGGTTTTTCCTCCCTCATATTTATCTACCAGTATGCCTGGACAGACTGCGTCTAGTCTGCAAGTGTCACAACTAGGGTTGAAAGTGGATTGGTAGAAAGAAGCACTGTAGGTAAGATTAAATGTTAAGTATGCCGATGCGTGCTACTTTTTTGGCTAGTATCAGTGTCCGGAACACCAATTCCTCGTCCCCTGTTTATGCTCCTCCCCCACATATTCTTCCTCATAGCAAGTCTGAGAACCCGGTGGAGAATCTCCAATTCGGGGTCGTGGAGGAATAGAGATAACATCATCTTACCAGGAACATACTCGATTCAGTAAGGCTGAAAGAGTTATTCAGCCCGCATGACGACACTAAGCTCCCCGCGATCAAGCGGGGCCTGATCTTGTCAGCCGCGGATTCCCGCTTCTTGCCGAACCGAAGCGAGCACTTTTGGCTGCCCTTTGACCATGAAGTTCAATCCTATATATGGGGCTCAGCGAGAGAGTCTACTTGAGCTCTTCGGGCCCCATCAAGGTAGCATCTGACAATGAGAATATCTGCCTCTACCACCCTCATCGCCGCTTCGGTCTTCGGGCGAGCTGCGGCATCATCGATAGACTTGCGCAACAACAACGGCGTGGCATTCACCCCAATCAGAATCATTCAAGGCGGATGTAAGTAAAATTCACTCGCGACAATGCTCAATGCTGATGACCTATCAGATAACTCTACTTATGCCGTTCTGGAATTCAACCCTTTCGTGGAGCCCAATACACTGATAGTTGCAGCTCGTTACAACACTTCGGATGGCAACCTCAAGGCATGGTTGAGTCGTCACCCTATAAATTCGAGTGAGTGCagattgaatttgaatttCGTCGCTGATTAGATTATCAGATATTGTCATTGGGTGCAACGATCATGCGGTACCAAACGCCCCAGGCTATCTCACATCGTACTCCCTGGACTCGAAGACAGGTGAAATGAAGTATATCGACTCGGTCGATACCGGTGGTTATCCTGTTCCAGATTATAGTGTTGCGGCTGCACATTGTGCATTCTTCCCGAGTGGGAAAACTGCTGGAGTAGCGAATTGTGAGTTCACCTGATAGTACGTCAGCTGAGGTCTGCAGACTTTGGACAAAGTGCGTCCACTTTCTCATTCAATCCTCAAACCGGTAAATTCGGTCCGCAGACCAACAAGGGGCTGCTCGACTTCCCAGGCTACACACCAGTACAGGGGCAAATTGGTGTTGCCGGCAATGACAATACATCTCAAGGTGAATTCGGAAGGCTATTGTCGTTATCAATACTGATCGAGACCGATTGATAGCAACTTCGCACCCTCACATGATTGTTACGCATCCGTTCTTGTCTGTGTTCTATTTGCCCGATCTGGGAGAGGACAAGATTCACGTTTACAAGATTGGAGCCAATGATAGCCTTTCGAATCTGACGAGCTATCAGCAACCTTTGGGTTCTGGTCCTCGCCATCTAACCTTTACGTCGAGCGGACAGTACATGTACGTTCTGCACGAGCTGGCAGTCAATGTTAGGCCCTACCAGGTCGACCAAGCGACCGGGGAGTTGACTCAGATCCAAGACGAGTGAGTTGTGACTTGGGCGTACAATCGCTGACTTTGACTAGTCAACCAATCTACCCGGGTAATGCAACCTTCTCCCTCAACATTAGTGCAGCAGAAGTACATGTCAGTAACGATGGTCGTTTCCTCTATGCTTCCAACCGAAATTTGACTGCAGCTGCGCTTATTGACTCTGGTGACGTGAGTTTTCTATTTGAGTTTACGGCCCAGTCGCTCATCGATGATTTTCTCAGGCCTCTGATACCATTGCTGTGTGGTCCATTGGTACCAACGGTACAATCACTCGTATACAATCCGCCATGGCATACGGGGCTCGACAGATTCGAGCTATGGAGCTTTCGCCAGCTGGCATGACCGCGTCGGTTGGAGGACAAGATTATATTGTTGCTGGGGGTTTGAGGACGGACAACACTTTCGTCTTCAAGAGAGACAAGCTTAATGGGACGCTAGAATTAGTAGCCGAGGTTGGAGAAACGTACATGCCTTCGGCTTATCTGTGGCTTGGGTAGAATATATCGCGAAGCTCTCAATGTGAGAGAGAGGAGCGTTCGATCGTCAAAAACGAAATAAATAAGGTGATATAATAACGTCGATCTGAGTCGGGGATTTAACAAGGATATAAAAAGTTCAACTACATATGTCAATTGTGACCATCGTGATCACATGGCGATCTGGTACTCTGTAGCTCTCGCTCAAATATGACATGATAATTATAATTTGTCGACTCCATTTTGCAATCAGGCTACGCACCTCTCAAAAGATAGATCGGTCAAGACAGAAGGAGACGGTGATTGAAAAGTGACCGCACCAGCGCGAGCAACTTCGTTTGGGCAAGTTTGGATTATCGTGTCAGACCCAGTGTTACTCTCTGGTCTTGAGTGTGACTTAGCCTCAATGAAATGGTGGTCCCAGTACATGTCACTGTAGGTGGTTATAGATCAGCTACTCTGAAGACTCTAGGTGATATTGCTTGGTCAATCTCAGTCAGGATTTGGCGGGATAACTGATCTTTTACCCAATTTGACACCGAGTTATGAGTCAACTAAAAAGACAGGAGTAGCATGAGTGTATGAGTACATTTCCAAGAACATTCTtcagatcttcttcttcttgcaGTCTTTTAAGTGATTTCACATAGTGTGGTGATTCACACTTGTATGTAGCACCAACCTTAGCGAAGATctttttgtttgtttttttCGTATTTATTCCAGAGACCTTCCCGGTTTTCTTGAAATTCTTCAAGCAGCATGTCTTCTGAACTCTTCTAAATTTGCCAGCGATATAGCGTTCTCCCGCATCTCAATCCTCCTTGAAGTTTGTTGTTAGAACTGACAGGGCGCAGGAGGGTCGGAGTGACAATTGGATTTGAAATGATGAAGTAATGTTTGTGTGTTCAGAAGGATTCACAAGATCAGAAGCAATGACACGCAGTGATTCTTCGGTTTACGATCAACCACGACTGATACTGTGCGTTGAAAATacagatgatcagcattgTCCGTCCATCATTGAGCAGAAGACAACGAGGCAGCCCTATTCCAGTATCGTCATGCGACTGATTAGAATGCATCTAAGTGATACCGGGGCGGTGATCGCCCCTTGCTCCAGCCAGCTTACCACCTGAGGGTAACGAGCACAAGAGGTACTTAGGAGTcagtatatccatatatatatatatttatatgCATCATTGGGGTTTTATACAAAGTACGATtatgataagaagaaagccaCGACGGAAAGGCTGGCCTGTCAAAATGCAAAGGTTCACGGCCGACTATGTGGAGACGGGTGATCCCAGAAGGTGGTGAGGTTATAAcataggaagaagatgttaaGTACAGCCAAAGCGATGCAGAGTACGGAGGTTGACAAATGAATTTTACGATTTGACCACCGGTGCCTAACCGAATGTTTGCGACGACCGAGTAGCCCTCTTCTGTTTGCTGAGTCGCTGCGAGGAAGTCAGCACATAGATTTGAAATGAGCGAGAAGACAATTTCAAACTCACCCAGTCGTCCTTGTTGGTAGCGAACCTATCGAACAGAGGCTCAATCTTCTCAGATGCCTTCCTCTTACTGATCTTGTTCTGATCAGCTACTCGGAAGAAGGTAGGTGCCACCTCAGACAACCATTTCGGTTCAATCACTGTGACTTGATGCATGTATTCCTCTGTTGAACCACGTCAGCAAAATGATcaagagtgaaagagagaataaGCTACTTACTCGCAGTGAGCACCAACTCATAGTACACACACCATTCCGGTGGCCGCTGGAACAAGGCACTGGAAGGATGTATGCTGACGGGAGTTCCTTCCACCAGGGTTTTGTAACCTTCCGTAGGATCTGTAGCGACAAAAGTCAGCAAAAAGGATCTAGATGAAAGAGCGGATTACATACCTTTCTTTGCTGCATTACGGAAGAACCCAGAACAAATGGCCATTCTGACTCGATTATAGTTGGTACCGCAGGAGACTGAGAGAAGTCAGCTTTACCCATTGCTGATTCTGACTTCATGCTACTCACCTAGATCATGCTTGTATCGATCCATGATACCGATCAACTCTGTGAAATGTCAGCGATATCTATGACCAAGCTATACAAATTCACTTACGTTTTCTGACATCCTGAGCAGTCTTCATTGCTCTGGTTTGGATGAAATTCTCAAAGCACCAAGGATTACTGAACTTGGAAGCCTTCCATCCATTGTAAACAGCGAGAAGAGTAAGCAAATCTCCTTCAGGCTGATGGAATTTCGCTTTCTTAGCATCGGCTTGAGCTTGTTTGTCTTTGGGTCGATAATACACTTGTCCACCAGCTTGAAGCATCGCTACGATGGTAAGAGCTTCTTCAGAACATCCATAATCGACAGACTTGATAAGCATTTTGGATAGGGGAGGATCAAGCGGGAAATCCGCCATCTTTCTGCCGATTCGGGTAAGAAgcccttcatcatcgagaGCTCCCAGCGCATACAGTTGTTCAAGGGCAGTCAACATGGTGGcagctggaggaggatccatgaaatcgaagttgatgagatcattgATTCCCATAGCTTTGAGAGTGAGGATCGTGGATGCCAAATTGGTACGTTGAATTTCGGGGATAGGATTGGGAAGCATTTCGTTTCGATAAGCGATTTCGGTGTATAGTCTATAGCATTTACCGGGACCCGTACGACCAGCACGACCGGATCTCTGtcgagcttgagcttgggAGATTGGCTGGAATAGGTCAGCGTTTTCCATATACCAATTCGACTTACAGTTACAATCAACGAGTCCATACCCAGCTTAGGGTCATAAGCGTTCTGCTTGGCAAATCCGGGATCTATGACATAGTATATACCGTCGATTGTAATACTTGTCTCGGCGATGTTGGTGGCGATGACGACTTTACGCGCGCCAGGAGGGGGAGGTTCGAATATACGAGATTGCATCTCGGATGGAAGGGCAGCGTAGACAGGAAGAATAATGAGCTCCGGTACTTGAGGACCAAGCGCTTTCACTCGTTCATACAACACTTCGCATGCTGTGTCGATCTCCTCTTGACCCGTAAGGAACAACAGTATATCCCCTGCAGGCTCCATGAGATGGATCTGCAATATCGTGATAAGTGATGCTTCGAGATAGTCGGGTTCGGGTTCTTTGGTGTAAAGAGTTTCGACTGGGAAAGTACGACCAGGAATGGTGAAAATTGGACATTCCCAGAAATACGTGGCGAATTTGGCAGCATCGAGCGTCGCAGATGTACAGATCAATTTGAGATCAGGTCGACGTTTACAAGCTTTCTTGAGAAGACCGAAGAGGACGTCGGTGGCTATAGTCCTCTCGTGCGCTTCGTCCAACATCAATACGGAGTATTTGGAACAATCGGGATCGACTAGAAGTTCTCGGAGCAGCATACCGTCGGTCTACGAAGGGTCAGCTGCATGTTTGTCTCCATGTCAAAACGTCGAAAAGGTTTGGACTTACCATATACTTGATCTTAGTCTCAGGACTGGTCATGTCTTCGAAACGGATAGTGTATCCGACTTCGGCACCGAGCCTACATCCGACTTCCTCTGACACACGCTTCGCAACGGAAACAGCAGCAACTTTACGAGGCTGAGTACAACCGAGACGACCATGCTCTAAAAAGCCTTCTTCAGCAAGATACTGTGCCATTTGTGT from Kwoniella europaea PYCC6329 chromosome 2, complete sequence encodes:
- a CDS encoding potassium uptake protein — protein: MTSKLVNDSDASIVFDENGHPSIPMNPSGSSQGDDGFVNIRACSISRRRSVLAIEPGLADEDPGLRRPGDYRSAQQFTGWSLAKLSFLSLGVIYGDIGTSPLYVFSSTFVEPPTRQDLVGVLSLVLWSLIFMVTIKYVIIILHADNDGEGGTFSTYSLLSRYLNIAKRDPREASLMEMKRTATVDLEGSGRQLRRGIESSRFIKTSLKVIGVFAVTMVLADGVLTPAQSVLGAIQGIEVAAPSISKSTIIGVTDAILIVLYLIQPLGISKISMVFAPIIAVWFAFNAVFGIYNLVKYDATVFKAFYPYYAFDYLIRHKEEGWRHLGGVLLAFTGVEALFADLGAFSRKAIQLSWLGYVLPCLVLGYVGQAAFISAHPEAYSNPFFNAAPPGTLYPALVIAILAAIVASQAIITASFQLLAQVMKFSYFPQLKVVHTSKIYHGQLYVPLANWLLMIGTVLVASIYNNTTSLGNAYGVCVMFVTFFDTLMVTLVSIFVWRFNPFLVAFPWMIFTLLDATFLSSALTKVPDGAWFTLTLAAALACVFLLWRFGKERQWLAEAKDRFPTSHFIARSSDGHLRLTDAYSGVPLSTIQGLGIFFDKAGETTPIVFSQFVTKLTSIPEAIVFFHLRPLDRPTVSPGDRYTVSRLGIPNCYRLVVRYGFNDEVVTPDLAIIIFKQIRSFLIKQTTDNSNAVPSSNLTSSKDDQQIKDEIARLDRALAYKVLFITGKGQMKIGHNGNWLRKLLLWAFLWIRDNTRNRIASLQLPVEEIVEVGFLKEI